Proteins co-encoded in one Papaver somniferum cultivar HN1 chromosome 5, ASM357369v1, whole genome shotgun sequence genomic window:
- the LOC113279629 gene encoding uncharacterized protein LOC113279629 gives MRKKYVTIQKKKEVIVETANNGQIVEYPVINQVEGSGGSYSWKSMACATYTRGSKRISQNNSGSPKTKHAKKIVHSQNTDRVTSVSPQLPEFPYEYRPISLCSVLYKVVAKLISNRLKCHLQHFISWSQNAFVEGRQITDNIVSAKEFLHSMKKSESKEGYFALKIDMSKAYDRVNWSFLEKMLQLLGVRGHSLQLIMNCVTSASFFILLNGASKGFFVGERVLRQGCPLSPTLFIICSQGLSLLMKKYEEEGLYQGLRINRWAPMISHLMFADDLFFFGKNDRVNVENLKRLIKQYSDWFGQQINFGKSAVAFSGGVEEWRKTTTLSDWGVREMRRNEKYLGIFPLSADSRVQSFDFLVDKFRSRLSGWRNYFLSTAGTTVLSKSVISSIPIFFFCTCLIPKTVLATIKRIQCSFWRGHEMDVKKLHFINWEKICKSKDDGGLGIRDMEKVNKSLMCKLVWRFLNDKSSMWVQLLTAKYLKGSSFWNAKDVNHSSSTWRGMLQVREYMESNVCWLINRGDEINIWDDQRVSNLLGNRLRNIGFHSTQYTMVSDLINQNARVTDIKQIITIWLQEDDGGRTFIIGSCLLWNLWKSRNDIVFNGVQFSKERCMRLSWEDFKRHHSQQFSAQQEELQDTPLMSEIWQSPPFPFVKINVDAAFRLNVGAAAAVAQDSEGRFLGGITYCFSDISPLKTEVRAFNLGISLTQQLNLEKVIVEGDAEGVASAINGPIDQVPANIKMEIMRAKESCFEFQSIVFKSVPRSTNQIAHILCKYAKDENVTRSWYTHDPPQCILPLLMI, from the exons ATGAGGAAAAAGTATGTAACCATCCAAAAAAAGAAGGAAGTTATTGTGGAAACTGCTAACAACGGTCAAATTGTTGAATATCCAGTCATAAACCAAGTCgaaggaagtggaggaagttattCTTGGAAGTCTATGGCATGTGCTACATATACTAGAGGTTCTAAGAGAATTTCTCAAAACAATTCTGGTTCTCCTAAGACAAAACATGCTAAGAAAATTGTTCATTCTCAAAACACCGATAGGGTAACATCGGTGAGCCCTCAATTGCCGGAGTTTCCAT ATGAGTACAGACCAATTTCTTTATGCAGTGTGTTATACAAGGTGGTGGCAAAACTGATATCAAATAGATTAAAATGTCACTTGCAGCACTTTATTTCATGGTCTCAGAATGCTTTTGTAGAAGGGAGACAAATCACTGATAATATTGTGAGTGCGAAGGAGTTCTTACATTCCATGAAGAAATCTGAATCAAAGGAAGGATATTTTGCTCTAAAGATTGATATGTCGAAGGCGTATGACAGAGTCAATTGGTCTTTTTTGGAGAAGATGCTGCAATTACTTGGTGTTCGGGGTCATTCTTTACAGTTAATTATGAATTGTGTCACATCTGCAAGTTTCTTTATTCTCTTAAATGGTGCTTCAAAAGGTTTTTTCGTAGGAGAAAGGGTTTTGCGACAAGGGTGTCCGTTATCTCCAACTCTTTTCATAATATGCTCACAGGGATTATCTTTGCTAATGAAGAAATATGAGGAAGAAGGGTTATATCAAGGGTTGAGAATCAATAGATGGGCACCAATGATTTCTCACTTAATGTTTGCAGATGATTTATTCTTCTTTGGGAAAAATGACAGAGTTAATGTGGAAAACTTGAAAAGATTAATCAAACAATACTCAGATTGGTTTGGTCAACAAATAAATTTTGGTAAATCTGCAGTGGCGTTTAGCGGAGGAGTGGAGGAGTGGAGAAAAACAACAACTCTATCAGACTGGGGTGTTAGAGAGATGCGAAGGAATGAAAAATATCTGGGAATTTTCCCTTTGTCAGCAGATTCAAGAGTTCAAAGTTTTGATTTTCTTGTTGACAAATTTAGATCTAGACTCTCAGGGTGGAGGAATTATTTTCTCTCAACAGCGGGTACTACTGTTTTATCAAAATCAGTTATTTCTTCTATTCCCATATTCTTCTTTTGTACTTGTTTGATTCCAAAAACTGTATTGGCTACAATTAAGAGAATTCAGTGTTCATTTTGGCGGGGTCATGAAATGGATGTGAAGAAATTACATTTTATAAATTGGGAAAAAATCTGTAAATCAAAAGATGATGGTGGTCTGGGTATAAGAGATATGGAGAAGGTTAATAAATCTTTAATGTGCAAATTGGTTTGGAGATTTCTGAATGATAAGAGTTCTATGTGGGTCCAATTGTTAACCGCTAAGTATCTAAAGGGTTCTTCATTCTGGAATGCAAAGGATGTTAATCATTCCTCATCAACTTGGAGAGGCATGTTACAAGTTAGAGAGTATATGGAAAGTAATGTTTGCTGGTTAATTAACAGGGGTGATGAAATTAATATTTGGGATGATCAACGGGTGTCGAATCTTTTGGGCAATAGATTGAGGAATATTGGTTTTCATTCGACACAATATACTATGGTGTCAGATCTTATCAACCAAAATGCAA GAGTTACAGATATCAAACAGATTATCACCATATGGTTGCAGGAAGATGATGGTGGAAGGACTTTTATTATTGGGTCTTGTTTACTATGGAACTTGTGGAAGTCAAGGAATGATATTGTTTTCAATGGAGTGCAGTTCTCAAAAGAAAGATGCATGAGATTGTCTTGGGAGGATTTTAAAAGACACCACAGTCAACAATTTTCTGCACAACAAGAAGAACTTCAGGATACACCACTTATGTCTGAAATATGGCAATCACCCCCTTTTCCCTTTGTTAAAATAAACGTTGATGCTGCGTTTCGCTTGAACGTTGGTGCTGCTGCTGCGGTGGCTCAAGACAGTGAAGGAAGATTTCTGGGAGGTATTACATACTGTTTCTCTGACATATCTCCTTTGAAAACCGAAGTAAGGGCGTTTAATCTGGGTATTTCTCTGACGCAACAACTAAATTTGGAGAAAGTTATAGTGGAGGGTGATGCTGAAGGTGTAGCTTCTGCCATTAATGGTCCGATTGATCAAGTACCTGCAAACATAAAGATGGAGATCATGAGAGCCAAAGAAAGTTGTTTTGAATTTCAAAGCATTGTGTTTAAGTCAGTACCCAGAAGTACTAATCAGATAGCACATATATTATGTAAATATGCTAAAGATGAAAATGTAACCAGGAGTTGGTATACTCATGACCCTCCTCAATGTATCTTACCTTTACTCATGATATAA
- the LOC113282782 gene encoding NAP1-related protein 1-like isoform X5, translating to MILGIRKYLDKYERLSEMKIPKKSMRIELIQKEKADLEEWKKVAAISRVDLDLVESLEKLMQVQHKLDRVKKKTVLRIRNLKDTCKKELWEIKVKQQQQDDRVQAHLYKQRGDIIKSIPKFWSTAFTGDYSLQRRLNKVDKKIIKFLNSVVVEGRPEVASECTIILNFDENEYFDNSSLTKTISFSYKGINKVSGTTINWKSGKGITAGLEEKWSEQSHTDVHKSFFTWFSEGCTKKLHDPVVNALASDLWRYAPDYFYM from the exons ATGATATTGGGGATTCGAAAGTATCTAGATAAGTATGAGAGGCTGAGTGAAatgaaaataccaaaaaaatcgaTGAGGATAGAACTGATTCAGAAAGAGAAAGCTGACCTAGAGG AGTGGAAGAAGGTCGCAGCCATAAGCAGGGTCGACCTTGACCTTGTTGAATCCTTGGAAAAGTTGATGCAAGTACAACATAAGCTTGACAGG GTTAAAAAAAAGACTGTTCTCAGGATACGAAATTTGAAAGATACTTGTAAGAAGGAGCTATGGGAGATTAAAgtgaagcagcagcaacaggatgACCGAGTACAAGCTCATCTCTACAAGCAAAGGGGTGATATTATCAAATCAATTCCTAAGTTCTGGTCAACTGCT TTTACGGGTGATTATTCGCTTCAAAGACGTCTGAATAAAGTAGACAAGAAG ATAATCAAGTTTCTGAATTCTGTGGTTGTTGAAGGTCGTCCAGAAGTGGCATCTGAGTGTACAATCATTTTA AATTTTGATGAGAATGAGTACTTTGACAACTCAAGTCTCACAAAAACAATCTCGTTCTCCTACAAAGGAATTAATAAAGTAAGCGGCACCACAATCAACTGGAAGAGTGGCAAG GGCATTACAGCTGGACTTGAAGAAAAGTGGAGTGAGCAGTCGCACACTGATGTGCATAAAAG CTTCTTTACATGGTTCTCGGAAGGTTGTACGAAAAAGCTCCATGACCCG GTGGTTAACGCACTCGCATCTGATTTATGGCGTTATGCTCCGGATTATTTTTACATG TAG
- the LOC113282782 gene encoding NAP1-related protein 1-like isoform X3: MILGIRKYLDKYERLSEMKIPKKSMRIELIQKEKADLEEWKKVAAISRVDLDLVESLEKLMQVQHKLDRVKKKTVLRIRNLKDTCKKELWEIKVKQQQQDDRVQAHLYKQRGDIIKSIPKFWSTAFTGDYSLQRRLNKVDKKIIKFLNSVVVEGRPEVASECTIILNFDENEYFDNSSLTKTISFSYKGINKVSGTTINWKSGKGITAGLEEKWSEQSHTDVHKSFFTWFSEGCTKKLHDPVVNALASDLWRYAPDYFYMVIIEVLYFMT, translated from the exons ATGATATTGGGGATTCGAAAGTATCTAGATAAGTATGAGAGGCTGAGTGAAatgaaaataccaaaaaaatcgaTGAGGATAGAACTGATTCAGAAAGAGAAAGCTGACCTAGAGG AGTGGAAGAAGGTCGCAGCCATAAGCAGGGTCGACCTTGACCTTGTTGAATCCTTGGAAAAGTTGATGCAAGTACAACATAAGCTTGACAGG GTTAAAAAAAAGACTGTTCTCAGGATACGAAATTTGAAAGATACTTGTAAGAAGGAGCTATGGGAGATTAAAgtgaagcagcagcaacaggatgACCGAGTACAAGCTCATCTCTACAAGCAAAGGGGTGATATTATCAAATCAATTCCTAAGTTCTGGTCAACTGCT TTTACGGGTGATTATTCGCTTCAAAGACGTCTGAATAAAGTAGACAAGAAG ATAATCAAGTTTCTGAATTCTGTGGTTGTTGAAGGTCGTCCAGAAGTGGCATCTGAGTGTACAATCATTTTA AATTTTGATGAGAATGAGTACTTTGACAACTCAAGTCTCACAAAAACAATCTCGTTCTCCTACAAAGGAATTAATAAAGTAAGCGGCACCACAATCAACTGGAAGAGTGGCAAG GGCATTACAGCTGGACTTGAAGAAAAGTGGAGTGAGCAGTCGCACACTGATGTGCATAAAAG CTTCTTTACATGGTTCTCGGAAGGTTGTACGAAAAAGCTCCATGACCCG GTGGTTAACGCACTCGCATCTGATTTATGGCGTTATGCTCCGGATTATTTTTACATG GTAATAATAGAAGTCCTATACTTCATGACTTAG
- the LOC113282782 gene encoding NAP1-related protein 1-like isoform X4: MILGIRKYLDKYERLSEMKIPKKSMRIELIQKEKADLEEWKKVAAISRVDLDLVESLEKLMQVQHKLDRVKKKTVLRIRNLKDTCKKELWEIKVKQQQQDDRVQAHLYKQRGDIIKSIPKFWSTAFTGDYSLQRRLNKVDKKIIKFLNSVVVEGRPEVASECTIILNFDENEYFDNSSLTKTISFSYKGINKVSGTTINWKSGKGITAGLEEKWSEQSHTDVHKSFFTWFSEGCTKKLHDPVVNALASDLWRYAPDYFYMV, encoded by the exons ATGATATTGGGGATTCGAAAGTATCTAGATAAGTATGAGAGGCTGAGTGAAatgaaaataccaaaaaaatcgaTGAGGATAGAACTGATTCAGAAAGAGAAAGCTGACCTAGAGG AGTGGAAGAAGGTCGCAGCCATAAGCAGGGTCGACCTTGACCTTGTTGAATCCTTGGAAAAGTTGATGCAAGTACAACATAAGCTTGACAGG GTTAAAAAAAAGACTGTTCTCAGGATACGAAATTTGAAAGATACTTGTAAGAAGGAGCTATGGGAGATTAAAgtgaagcagcagcaacaggatgACCGAGTACAAGCTCATCTCTACAAGCAAAGGGGTGATATTATCAAATCAATTCCTAAGTTCTGGTCAACTGCT TTTACGGGTGATTATTCGCTTCAAAGACGTCTGAATAAAGTAGACAAGAAG ATAATCAAGTTTCTGAATTCTGTGGTTGTTGAAGGTCGTCCAGAAGTGGCATCTGAGTGTACAATCATTTTA AATTTTGATGAGAATGAGTACTTTGACAACTCAAGTCTCACAAAAACAATCTCGTTCTCCTACAAAGGAATTAATAAAGTAAGCGGCACCACAATCAACTGGAAGAGTGGCAAG GGCATTACAGCTGGACTTGAAGAAAAGTGGAGTGAGCAGTCGCACACTGATGTGCATAAAAG CTTCTTTACATGGTTCTCGGAAGGTTGTACGAAAAAGCTCCATGACCCG GTGGTTAACGCACTCGCATCTGATTTATGGCGTTATGCTCCGGATTATTTTTACATG GTCTAA
- the LOC113282782 gene encoding NAP1-related protein 1-like isoform X2, with amino-acid sequence MILGIRKYLDKYERLSEMKIPKKSMRIELIQKEKADLEEWKKVAAISRVDLDLVESLEKLMQVQHKLDRVKKKTVLRIRNLKDTCKKELWEIKVKQQQQDDRVQAHLYKQRGDIIKSIPKFWSTAFTGDYSLQRRLNKVDKKIIKFLNSVVVEGRPEVASECTIILNFDENEYFDNSSLTKTISFSYKGINKVSGTTINWKSGKGITAGLEEKWSEQSHTDVHKSFFTWFSEGCTKKLHDPVVNALASDLWRYAPDYFYMPGNMKSHHESQ; translated from the exons ATGATATTGGGGATTCGAAAGTATCTAGATAAGTATGAGAGGCTGAGTGAAatgaaaataccaaaaaaatcgaTGAGGATAGAACTGATTCAGAAAGAGAAAGCTGACCTAGAGG AGTGGAAGAAGGTCGCAGCCATAAGCAGGGTCGACCTTGACCTTGTTGAATCCTTGGAAAAGTTGATGCAAGTACAACATAAGCTTGACAGG GTTAAAAAAAAGACTGTTCTCAGGATACGAAATTTGAAAGATACTTGTAAGAAGGAGCTATGGGAGATTAAAgtgaagcagcagcaacaggatgACCGAGTACAAGCTCATCTCTACAAGCAAAGGGGTGATATTATCAAATCAATTCCTAAGTTCTGGTCAACTGCT TTTACGGGTGATTATTCGCTTCAAAGACGTCTGAATAAAGTAGACAAGAAG ATAATCAAGTTTCTGAATTCTGTGGTTGTTGAAGGTCGTCCAGAAGTGGCATCTGAGTGTACAATCATTTTA AATTTTGATGAGAATGAGTACTTTGACAACTCAAGTCTCACAAAAACAATCTCGTTCTCCTACAAAGGAATTAATAAAGTAAGCGGCACCACAATCAACTGGAAGAGTGGCAAG GGCATTACAGCTGGACTTGAAGAAAAGTGGAGTGAGCAGTCGCACACTGATGTGCATAAAAG CTTCTTTACATGGTTCTCGGAAGGTTGTACGAAAAAGCTCCATGACCCG GTGGTTAACGCACTCGCATCTGATTTATGGCGTTATGCTCCGGATTATTTTTACATG CCAGGAAACATGAAGAGTCATCACGAATCTCAGTGA
- the LOC113282782 gene encoding NAP1-related protein 1-like isoform X1 — MILGIRKYLDKYERLSEMKIPKKSMRIELIQKEKADLEEWKKVAAISRVDLDLVESLEKLMQVQHKLDRVKKKTVLRIRNLKDTCKKELWEIKVKQQQQDDRVQAHLYKQRGDIIKSIPKFWSTAFTGDYSLQRRLNKVDKKIIKFLNSVVVEGRPEVASECTIILNFDENEYFDNSSLTKTISFSYKGINKVSGTTINWKSGKGITAGLEEKWSEQSHTDVHKSFFTWFSEGCTKKLHDPVVNALASDLWRYAPDYFYMVSYFAPVPQRPGSSSHVYLLMSR; from the exons ATGATATTGGGGATTCGAAAGTATCTAGATAAGTATGAGAGGCTGAGTGAAatgaaaataccaaaaaaatcgaTGAGGATAGAACTGATTCAGAAAGAGAAAGCTGACCTAGAGG AGTGGAAGAAGGTCGCAGCCATAAGCAGGGTCGACCTTGACCTTGTTGAATCCTTGGAAAAGTTGATGCAAGTACAACATAAGCTTGACAGG GTTAAAAAAAAGACTGTTCTCAGGATACGAAATTTGAAAGATACTTGTAAGAAGGAGCTATGGGAGATTAAAgtgaagcagcagcaacaggatgACCGAGTACAAGCTCATCTCTACAAGCAAAGGGGTGATATTATCAAATCAATTCCTAAGTTCTGGTCAACTGCT TTTACGGGTGATTATTCGCTTCAAAGACGTCTGAATAAAGTAGACAAGAAG ATAATCAAGTTTCTGAATTCTGTGGTTGTTGAAGGTCGTCCAGAAGTGGCATCTGAGTGTACAATCATTTTA AATTTTGATGAGAATGAGTACTTTGACAACTCAAGTCTCACAAAAACAATCTCGTTCTCCTACAAAGGAATTAATAAAGTAAGCGGCACCACAATCAACTGGAAGAGTGGCAAG GGCATTACAGCTGGACTTGAAGAAAAGTGGAGTGAGCAGTCGCACACTGATGTGCATAAAAG CTTCTTTACATGGTTCTCGGAAGGTTGTACGAAAAAGCTCCATGACCCG GTGGTTAACGCACTCGCATCTGATTTATGGCGTTATGCTCCGGATTATTTTTACATGGTTAGTTATTTTGCTCCTGTCCCCCAACGTCCCGGCAGTTCATCACATGTATATTTGCTTATGAGCAGGTAA